Part of the Nicotiana sylvestris chromosome 2, ASM39365v2, whole genome shotgun sequence genome, AAAGATCCGCCCGATTTGGATTTGTACATATAGGACAAATGCTCCCATTACCAtttctttttgtatttcttttttttttcaattcattttaTACAAGTATTTCTTAGAGTTGAGATAACTTTGCTTGACAATTAGGATCTCTTTACAAAGAAAAAATATGAATAGCAATCATAGATATCTTACCAATCCAATTGGGTTTTTTCTAAACGGAGCCTGGATACTTCATTTTTTTAGTCCAACCAACAACTCGTATCAACCAATCAAATTTGTTGAATAATTAGTATTAATCATCTAGATTCTAATATTGATAAATCGATTTTAATTAGCATGTTTGCTACGTAAGGTGTGATCTTGTTTGCAAAACATAAGAAATCAAAGTATTTTGGCCCTCTCTCATATCTCATAAACCAATCCAGAAGGGGGTTGATTAGAAAATTATGATAACTCATTGATTCATCTGgtatataaatatatgattatatGATTCGTTTCTAAGTTTACTAGATCGAAAATTTCTAACATTCAAAAACGTATAGACCCAATGTCACATTCAGTAAAGATTTATGATACGTGTATAGGATGTACTCAATGTGTCCGAGCCTGCCCCACCGATGTATTAGAAATGATACCTTCAAAGCCAttggaatttttattttatacatTGGAAAAATCCGTTTTGTTATTAATAGACTAGGAAGGGGGAAAAGAATAACTGAAAGAAAGGCAATCGATTAGTTATTCGTCAAAGTTTCATTTATTCAATGACCAGAATTAAACGGGGATATATAGCTCGGAGACGTAGAACAAAAATTCGTTTATTTGCATCAAGCTTTCGGGGGGCTCATTCAAGGCTTACTCGAACTATTACTCAACAGAAAATAAGAGCTTTAGTTTCGGCTCATCGGGATAGGGATAGGACGGAATGAATAATAATTTTTCTTCTATGATCGATCGATATAAACATCAACAGCTCCGAATTGGATCAGTTTCTCCTCAACAAATAAGTGCTTGGGCCACTAAAATCCTGCCTAATGGAGAGATAGTTGGAGAGGTAACAAAACCCTATACTTTTCATTACAAAACTAACACGTAGTAATCTTTTTTTTAACATTCCCAAGAAGTAATTGAGTAAACCATTGACAGTAGTTCCACGGGCATCGAAAAGGAAGAGTAAACCTCACCGATTTTTAACGCCTGAACCATGATATGAAATAAGTCGATAAAGCATAAATCCAATTTCAAAAATTCGAAAGCGGTAAATGCGCAATATGTGACTCATCTGAAGATCTTATTCTGCATAGTATCTCGTTAGATAGATACTGTTACTTTCTCTCGAACCATAGTACTATTATTTGATTAGATCATCGAATCTTTTATTTCTCTTGAGATTTCTTCAATGTTCAGTTCTACACACGTCTTTTTTTCGGAGGTCTACAGCCATTATGTGGCATAGGAGTTACATCCCGTACGAAAGTTAATACTTCTTCACTACTCGTACAGGCTTGACGGAGTTAAGCTGTATTGAGGGAATCGTTTTGTCTCAATCAATCAAGAATGCCTCAACTGGATAAATTCACTTATTTCACACAATTCTTCTGGTCATGCCTTTTCCTCTTTACTTTCTATATTCCATGATCTCGCGAATTACTTCTGAATAAATTCAGAAATTATATGTAAGAACCATAGCATTTCGCGATTCATATCTAAGGGATTCCTCGGTTCGGGCCGAAGAAGCAATGTCACTCGATCATTATCAAACTGACTGCAATCTTTTTCTGTCCGTGAAGATCCCACCAGAGCGCCTTCTACTTCTAATAGGCCATGAACTAGATCAGAATCATTCTCAACGAGTCCATAAGAAGTGATCCCATTTTTTTCATCGGGTCCGGATAAAGACCAAAGATCTTGAGCGACCGATCCGGCAGAACAACTCAAAAGATAAAGAAGTATCGTTAATCTCTTCATGCTCGTTCCAAGCTCGAAGTACCATTTGTACAAATAAGAATCCCCTTCGTTACATGATTTCTTCTTCATATAGATAGATATAGGATCTATGGGGCAATTACTTAGAAGTACATTTTGTGCTACAGCCCTTCCTATCTGATAGAAAAGGATCCCATGATCCTGAACCGATCTTACCTGGGATCGCAAATCCCAAGTTTGTCTATGAAGAGCGGATCTAATTGTATTAGTGTCTATAATTGATTTCTTCTGTGTAATACTAATCGATAGGACCTCATTGGTAAGTGCTACAAGATCTCGTGCATTGGAACCCATGGTTATGGACCCGAATCCGTTAGTATGGAACATTTTCTTTTCCAAGTGAAATCCCCTAGTATATGAAAGAGTGAAAAAGTGCTTTCGTTGTTGTGGAAGAAGAAGCCTTCGTATCTTAATGCACGTATTTAATTTATTCGGAGCTATTAGAGCGGGATCCACTTTTTGGGGAATATGAGTCGAAGCAATAACAAGAATATTTCTAGTAGAACATCTTTCACAATCCCTGGAGAGATGGTTCACTAATAGACCGAGGGCTAAGTCATTCGACTCATTCACATCCAGATCATGAATGTTTGGAATCCATATTATGCAAGGAGACATTGCTTTTGCTAATTCGAATTGAAGGGTGATATAAAATCGGGGATTGATCAAATTCTATTGAGTCTGACTCATAGTGATCGTTTATCAAAGAATGACTCTGGTTATCAAATGATTGAACAACCGGGAGCAATTTACTTACGATACTTAGTTGACATTCATAAAAAGCATCTAATGAATTATGAGTTCAATCCATCCTGTTTAGCAGAAAGACGGATATTCCTTGCTCATTATCAGACAATCACTTATTCACAAACTTCGTGTG contains:
- the LOC138886256 gene encoding protein Ycf2-like; translated protein: MTRRYWNINLEEMMEAGVHFGHGTRKWNPKMAPYISAKRKGIHITNLTRTARFLSEACDLVFDAASRGKQFLIVGTKNKAADSVEWAAIRARCHYVNKKWLGGKKIDLWMESNMQYLQTKVFGYWGREIQQRKERSILWDPSFLQTERKEIESGRFPKCLSGYSSMSRLFTEREKQMINHLFPEEIEEFLGNPTRSVRSFFSDRWSELHLGSNPTERSTRDQKLLKKQQDLSFVPSKRSENKEMNLINPRFYITLQFELAKAMSPCIIWIPNIHDLDVNESNDLALGLLVNHLSRDCERCSTRNILVIASTHIPQKVDPALIAPNKLNTCIKIRRLLLPQQRKHFFTLSYTRGFHLEKKMFHTNGFGSITMGSNARDLVALTNEVLSISITQKKSIIDTNTIRSALHRQTWDLRSQVRSVQDHGILFYQIGRAVAQNVLLSNCPIDPISIYMKKKSCNEGDSYLYKWYFELGTSMKRLTILLYLLSCSAGSVAQDLWSLSGPDEKNGITSYGLVENDSDLVHGLLEVEGALVGSSRTEKDCSQFDNDRVTLLLRPEPRNPLDMNREMLWFLHIISEFIQK